Below is a window of Leucobacter chromiiresistens DNA.
GCAGTTCCCTCGTAAAGAACAGGTCTCGGGTTCAAATCCCGAAGTCGGCTCGATCAGGCCCCCGCCTCGGCGGGGGCCTTTCTCGTGCTCGGCCGCCCCCGCGAGCGGGTGTACTCCTCCGAACGGGCGCGATCCCGCAGGCGGTGGTCAGGCCGCGTGCGCCGCGAGCGCCTCATCCACGGTGCGCCTCGCAGCGGCGCGATGCGCGGGTGCGACGACGCCGGGCAGGATGAGCAGCCAGAGGTCGCGCACGGCGGGCAGCAGCTCCCGGCGCCCGTCGCGCACGCGCGAGCGGATCTGCGCGCCGGTGAAGCACGCGAGGAAGGTCTCGGCGAGGGCCGCGGCGCCGAGGTCGCTCTCGAGTTCGCCGCGTTCGAGCCCGAGCGCGATCTGATCGGCGACGGTGCGATCCCACCCGTCCGCGCTGCGAGCACTCGGATCCAGGAAGTCGCCGACCTGCAGCGTCAACTCGACTCCCGCCTGCACGACGGGGTCGGCGTGCATCTGCACCGACGCGGCGAACGACAGGTGGATCAGCCGGGCGAACGTCGTCGAATGGGCGGCGACGATGTCGCGCGCGAGCCCCTCGGTGCGCGCGTGCTGCTCCTCGATGACGGCCCGGGCGATCTGCTCCTTCGACCGGAAGTGGAAGTTGATCGCCCCGAGTGAGACCCCGGAGGCCTCGGAGATGCTCCGCAGGCTGGCCGAGCCGTACCCGGCGCTCGCGAACACCCGGGCTGCGCCGTCGAGGATCCGCTGCTGCGTCTCCCGCCCGCGATCCTGCGATGCGACTCGTCGCTCGACCGCCATTGTTCCTCTTCCCCACGCGTCACCGTCGCGAACACCCGCGAACACCCGAACCCACCGTCCACCAGCGTACCGACCCGCGGGCCGGGCGGGGCCGCGACGTGCTCGTCGGCGTGCGCGATCGCGGGCTCTGCGGCGTGCCCGATTGCGGTCGGCGCGCGCCCCGGCGCGCCCCCGCGCTCCGTCAGCGGGCGGTCAGCTCGCGCGAGATCTCGTCGGACGCGTGCTGCACCTCCGAGACGAGGGACGCGTCTCCCGGCCGCTCGGGGTCGAGCCACTCGGCGTGCATCTCGCGCGGCAGCACGAGCGGCATGCGCGGCCACACCTCCGCCGCCTCGCCCACGGCGTCGCGCGTCACCATCGAATAGCTGATGAGCTCCGAGCCGTCTTCGAGCGTGATGGTCGACGTGAGCGCGGCGATCCCGAACGCCTCGTCGCCGGGCAGACGGAAGCGGCCCTGCTTCTCGACGTACCAGGTCGCGGGCAGGATCGCGCGGTGCTGAAACGGGCGCTTCCACGAGCGCAGCAACCGGTCGTCGCGCGAATTGAAGGCCGAGAACTTCACCGGCCCGCTCGCGTCGAGCCAGAGCCACCACCAGGCGAGCTGCACGTGGCGCTCGCCCGAGGCATCGGCGGTGATCACCGGGTTCAGGTTGCGAGCGTTCTTGCCCGTGATCTTCGCGCTGCCCGAGCGCTCCGCGAGCCAGGCGTCGACGAGCGCCGCACTGCCCGGCTCGCTGAGCGGTTCGAGGTCGAGGGGCAGCGAGCCGCCGAGTCCGTATGAAGCGCACATGCGGTCAGAATACGCCGCGAGTCGTCGCTAGGCTACAGAAATGGGCACTCCGACGACGGCACCGACGTCCGCTCGCGCGGGCGCGCCCCGCGTCGCGCTCTGGGACAACGCGCGCTTCGCGCTCATCGCCCTCGTCGTGGTCGGCCACACGATCTCCACCGTGCGGCTCGACACGTCGCTGGCCTACGGCGTCTACACCTACGTCTTCCTCTTCCACATGCCCGCCCTCATCGCGCTGAGCGGCTACTTCTCGCGGGCCGACGCGTCGACGAAGA
It encodes the following:
- a CDS encoding TetR/AcrR family transcriptional regulator yields the protein MAVERRVASQDRGRETQQRILDGAARVFASAGYGSASLRSISEASGVSLGAINFHFRSKEQIARAVIEEQHARTEGLARDIVAAHSTTFARLIHLSFAASVQMHADPVVQAGVELTLQVGDFLDPSARSADGWDRTVADQIALGLERGELESDLGAAALAETFLACFTGAQIRSRVRDGRRELLPAVRDLWLLILPGVVAPAHRAAARRTVDEALAAHAA
- a CDS encoding SOS response-associated peptidase family protein, with the translated sequence MCASYGLGGSLPLDLEPLSEPGSAALVDAWLAERSGSAKITGKNARNLNPVITADASGERHVQLAWWWLWLDASGPVKFSAFNSRDDRLLRSWKRPFQHRAILPATWYVEKQGRFRLPGDEAFGIAALTSTITLEDGSELISYSMVTRDAVGEAAEVWPRMPLVLPREMHAEWLDPERPGDASLVSEVQHASDEISRELTAR